attaatagaatttcatggtttcaattgaagctacaaaagttttcttaaaacaaaaaatgaaatcaagcattCCCTTAAGAATTTCAatagaacccttggcatttccATCGACATTAGAATCCTAAAAATTATCGCTCAAACAAAGGCCATCAGATATACATACTAATCCTTCATCGAAATGCCCAATCTAACATAAATGACTCTATTGAAGAAGCTTACCATTATCCTATCAATAAAGAGACTTATCGAACAAATATTCACCAAGATGAACTTCCAAAAGGATTCACTGAAAAAATCAGTTCCATCAACACAAAATTCATCGAGGAAATCAGGAGTGGTCCCATCTATGAAAGAAATAGTTTTGATGTAACCAAAACATTGATGAGACATGTGAATAGCTCACCGAGGGAAGAAGTCTGGCCAAAAGAGTGATATCGAAGGAACCAATGGATATTTTATCGACGAAGCTATTTCGAGGAAGACAGTGTATCGAAgaggcacaaaagatgttgaccAAAGATATCTTTCTCATCGATATGACTTTTCGAGAAAAGGAAGGTGTCGAAGAGGTGCAAAAGTTATTGGTCGATGAGCACAGTTCCATCGAAAAATGAAAAGTTGAAGGAGGATATTTTTCTTTTGCTGacataaaaaaaattcatcaatgaCCTGACTGATAAGATGGTTGCAAAACATGGCAATGAAAGGAGTCCCACCGAAAATGGGGTTTCGATGAGACGATGGAGTATTACATCGACATAAACACATGAGGTAGATCCTTTCAATGAAAGTGAAGAGATCGATGAAGCCACAAACCTCCTTAACAATGATGGTAGTTTAATCAAAACTAAGGAAATGTTGATGAAATAGGACATTTCGAGGGAAGATAAAGTTAAGCCACCGAAGTACATGATTCCATCAAAAAAGGGTGTGGCCATAAAATTGATGAGCATCGATGGACGATATGAAGTGCTCCTAGATGAATGATTACTTTCTGCCACATGGATCAATATAAATCTTAAAAAAGTCAgttcatcataaattcaaataaatgcctTATGTGACCGTTGTGCAACTGGTAATGGTAATTGATAAAAATTGCCATGAATGCTCaataaattgacaaaagaggaaacacttttgagcaacacttgaagaatttgcagatgagCATTTTTACAAAAGGAGGTCATTTTAGATTATATGAACAACAAGAAAGATCTAtcatatcaataatttcaaatcttaaTTGCATCAGCATATCACCTGAAATCTTAAGTAAAATGAACTAAGTGTCATATAATAATTACTCCTTGTCCTCAGTTTTGCTAAGACATCAATTCTCGCCTTATTTAATAAGAGCTCTCAGACCGGCCTTCCCAACTTACTCTGGCTTATTAAAAGTTAATTTCAGCCATGGATACCCCAGTTAGATTGATAAGTGTTAAAAGACAGATGGCCTTCTGTAGAGTGATCATGAAGGATAGCTTGAGTAGGATTATTTATCTCCCTCATGAAGTGGTGATTTATGTCATTGAAAGAATTTTAGGGCATGAATACCTCAATAATAGTGGCCATGTTCCTAGTTGTAACAATGTATTTTGAGTAGGACAGAGAGGGCATGGCTTTCCTATGTAGGGATGTCTTTAATACAACCATTCTAGGCGAAATGGAAAGGGTTCTTGTAAATATTAGTGACGAACTAACAATCAAAAGGCCTAAGCACTATGACATCTTGATCATTAACAATAACCCAGTGCCCAGAAAGCATATTCTGGTTATTGAAGACCCATTTGCCTTCAATGCCAGAACTGATGAAATCCATAGGAGCCTTGCATTCCTCTACATTTTTCACCTTCGTGCTCCAAGCAAGGACTCATAGTTTGAAGATTACCTAAAACTGCAAGGTATTGAGCTGGATGGGGAGCCTGTTAGCTCAGACTCCCAAGGACAAGTGGATTAACTCACTGTGTCGCCTCCTTGAAGACCCATAATTTTGTTTGATCTAGGGATATTCAGTTTCCACCACCCTAATGTTACTTTTCTATACAACTCCTTTCTTTTGTTCGTTCTAGGATATAGTATAGTTGATAGAGAGGTCTCTCTAACCTATTAGCCATCGCTAAGTAATATGGGCAAGATATGATTCGTTTGTTCTTATTTTTTTGTTGTGTCTGCTACATTTTCAATTTTGATTAGGCAATAAAGAAATCTATGGCATCTAGGCCTTGATAATTAATCAAACTATGCTTTTTTGGTAGGAATAATATCCCGTTGGATTAAGACTAAACATTGTATAGAATGGGGTTTTTATGAACGATGAAATACAAGAATTATATTCATATGAAGTTATATGCTCTATATTGGTCACCTGTGGACGAGTAGTCTATGAATCCTAGCTAAAATTATATAATTCTCCTAGTCCTGGGAGAATTATGTGACCTCACTGGAGCATTTTCTGATTATCATCATGATATCTGTTATAATATGGCGGTCCATTTCAATGTGTTGCTTGATTTCAGACTAACATATGCTGACATAGTAATTCAAGATGTTTGCAGGCTTTTTGAGTGCATGTTGTTGTGTGTTTTTTGTTTTTGGGATGGTTGGTCTATTTTGCATGGCAAGGATACCAAGAGGGAATGATAGTATCTTTCAAGCCTCAACCTAGGATCtatatctaagagaaaatataaagCTTCCAAAAATTTCATAAATTCCATAGCATTTGTATAATTTTCACATTTATATTTTGACTGTATCCCCTTCTATGGATGATGGTTCCCTTTTGGAGTTGGTGTGTCTCTGCTTCAAGTAGGTTGGCATTGGATGTACACTGAGGGTTGGTTACCCTACAGGCATTTAACCAAAGAGTATGTAGCCTCCTTCATGCTTGTTTCAATGATGACTACCAACTTCCTCTAGTGGATGTAGTCATCCAGGGTATTGGCACATGCCTCCTTCtctccttgttcttctaggtgtttTTGATTGTAAATGGGTTTTATAGGaacccaaaacccaaatccatcAAAACATAACCAGAGTCTAAACAACAGCTAAACAATAACATAAATAGGGGAAGCAACCCATACAGTTCAACAAACAAAATACAAAATGACAACAAAAACACATTTCAAACACAACTAACTAAGAGCTTTCATGAGCTTGACATTCTTCTAAATTGTCCTATTGTTGATCTCCTAGAGCTCTTCCATGATAAATCttgaacttcatctttcttgttttttgttCCTAGTCCCAGAGGAGGGTCATGTAGAGGTCTACATATCTTGGTTCTTCTTGTTTAcattgacatttgaggatagattGGATCTGATCAGTTGAGATTTCTGAGTGGAAATTTTCTCATTTACTTTTTTGAGTCCTTCTGCACTATTAAACATTTCCTCTTTATTAATCTCCACTAAACCCTTGAGTTTCCCTTTTAAATCATTTATGGCATTCTCCAGGTTGCCAAGCCTAGCCTCATGCTCTATTTTCATGACCTTGATATCTTCCATAATTTTTTGAGTTAGCTTCGGGAGTTTATTAGTTTTATTAGGTGTTGGAATCTTAGTGAAAGAGTTTATGATGTCTTTGATACCTTCTTTCAAAAGATTAATTTTGCCAAAAACCCAGTGGAAATAGTTTTCCTGGTTAGAAAGCGAATTACCCAGTAGCCTATCAACATCCATCTCATCGCTTTTAAGCTCATCCGAGTCCACAGAAAGACGAATATCAATTTTAATTTCACTCTCCCTTTTATCTTGAGTCTCCGCTTTCTTTcccattttcttttttttaagattttgaggGCCCAAATTTTCGGGTTGAGAGATAGGgttttttaacttttttcatttccCATCTAGGTGGGCTTTTGGTTTTCCTACTACGAGTAGTAGTGGGCATGGGATTTTGTGGGGGGGCCTCATCTTCTGAGGGTTTGTATTCAGACTAATTTGACACTTGGGTATCATTCCAGTCCATGACCATCTCGCCCTCCTCACCAAAATCCGTATCTGAAACATTGTACGCATCTTTCTTGGCAAGGGGTTTGGGAAATAGTTAGGAGTATTAACCCCTCATGCAAAACTGGATTTTTCTCATTCTGAAAATACTTGTGAATAGAATGCTCAAGAGATGAACATAAATAAAATGACATCGATATTTTTTTATCATGTCGAGCTGATTCAAAATAGTAAAATGATAAGTGAAAGTAATAGCAAAGCAAACATCAagggttatgtacctcataatAAACTCTGCCATATTTGCCCAGAGCTTGAAAAGATACTTTCGGTTGTAGCCTCCATCTGAGTTCTTCCTGACTCTGTTTCTCTCACTTTTTATCATAAAAAATTGATAGGGCTTCTTTCATGTTTTTCCTTTCTCTGCAGAATTTTTTGCCCTCCATACTTAGCCCTATAATCTCTGCTATGAAGGGTTCATTCTTCTAAGTGATCTTATAGGGAGATGTTGTTAATTGTTCTTAATATGGCCATTGCATTTATGGCTATAGGTTTTTGGTGGGTTCCATTAGTTTTTGAGGCATAGGTGATTGTGTTGGATTGTGGTGGTTGGGATACTGTTGTAGATATGAAAGTTGCTTGCTAGAGGGGGGGGAGAGTGAGGTCTTCTATGTTTGTGTGAGACTCATAGTATATCAGCACCATTATAGGTGTTGGGTATCTTAGTTTGGCTATTTCTATTGTGAAGGTGGTCGAAAGTGTGTTTCTTGCATGGATTCCTACAAGTAAAAGGTTTAGGGGTGCCTCTCAAAACCCTTTAGGATTGTCTACTCTTGACCATTCTATGACTATCCTATTTTGTGTTTGGTTGGAATGGCTAAGTGTTTCAACTATCATGAGATTTATAGGTGCCTTCCAAAACCAACTATTTTTGAGACCTTTGTGTTATCTTCTCTTTTCAAAGAATGCCTCTATTCATGGAGGTCCTTTAGGAAAAAGATTGCAAGAACCCTTTCAAAACCTGCTATTAGCTTTCTATTTCTTTAGCTATTTTATTTCTAGTGCAAGGGTTTTTGCTTTTATTATGGTTCAAAGTGCTCTCCTAAACCCCTCTGTTCTGAAAATGTAAGCGTGTTGAGGGTTTGAGACCTTTGTACCCGCCGGTTGTGTGTTCTGATCAAAAGCTTCTCTTTCAAAAAGGGGGTTTCCTCTTTTTTGCTATTGGTGGTCTCACTACTTGTAAGTTCCTCACTATTATTTTAAGGGTTTGGGGCCTCACTCATTTTAATCATTCAGAACACATTCAATAAGTTGGTGTATGCGACTGAGTGAGATAATTACTCAAGGAAATATGACTAGTTTGTTGAATCTAAACCATAGCAAAGCGTGAAAATTATTTTACCATTTTATGTAGAGAGTTGAATTTGGAGAAGGGTGTGTTGTACACAGATAATTAATTACACTTAATTGTTTATTGTTTCACAACATCTTAAAACATTAAAAGAGGATTATCTATTTGTTTTTGATAAACGAGTATTGAGAAATAATATGGTACTCTTGTAATATGTACTATGAATATGAGATGTGTAAGACCATTGTTGCTTATAATGTGACATAATAACTAAAATTGAACCAAGGAACAATACTCCAAATAAGATgctaaacaaacaaaaagaattaaaattgttaATTTGTAAGGACacaaataattttttgattttataGGATCTTATCATTGCTCCCACTATATGCTCCACATATAAGTCCATAATTGAAATAGTATTACAATTGAAATTTCATCCCTTCTTTAGATTAAAAATTTCTTTCTAGATCTACCTATAGTCTAgtatattacagaatttaaattggCAATTTTCATTTATTTCGTCCATTGTCCTATACTCTTGAAATTGTAGAAGAAAAAGTTAATTATATAAGAGGACCTCCCTTAACAAACTCGGTAATGACCAACACTATGAGACCAATCATAGCCAAATGCCCTTTCAACATCTCGACTGAGGATGAAAATATTTTCTGTGTTTTGCTCTCCGCTGATATTCCCTTCAACATGGGACCAGCGACATAATTGACAACATTACTGCACATAAAACATTTACTATTGTCGAGATTATGAACTTTAAGGTTTATATTTAGGGTTAAGTTGGAATGGTTAGTTTGTTATTTTAGAGGTTAAGTTGCTGATGGCTTTAACTTCTATGGTTCATGCAAAGTGCTAAGTGGTAAAAATAATGACCAGTTTTAATGGGCTAGAATTTCAATTTAATCGTCAAAAAGGTAAAGTTAAATTAATGGTTCAAAAATATCTTTGGTCAATATAATCTTTCATTGCTCAAAGTTAAATGTTTTATTCTCACATGTAGGTTTAACTTTTGTGCACTCTACAATGTGATAGTTTACTTAGGTTGACTTAACTAGACACTCATCATGTTTTGTTGGGTAAATTTGGTGTTTGATACCTTTTTATATATAGGCACATACACATTTAGTGAAAATGTTATTGATGATTTGTGTTACATTTGCAAGGTTTTATTAGAGGACTTAAAAAATACACCAATTAGTTCTCGAATTTGTTTTGATATGAAATTATTTGGTACATTTTGAGGATTAGGAATTTAGAGAAGTATCAAGGGATAGAAAGGGCGCTTACTGAGTCTTTACGTAGACTCACATTCCATATTGTCTTCTCGCAGGTCACAATGGTTATCAGACTCAACAAAGAAAAATTTCACATATTTCCTGAGGATGGACATACCAGGATTTTTATCTATAAGCTCTCGCATGGATATACATGGGGAAGGTTAAGTGAAGAGAGAACTCCCTTTGTCAACACCTTAGATGCACTCATGAAAGAGATAAGAGGGAATGGAGTGATGAATCACTAGCAAATGATTAGTAATGCCAGGAGGTTGGATGATCAGAGGCTGGTATGGATGGAAGGCCCCCTTCTAGGTAGCTTGGTTCTAGAGAAGACTTCTATTTGTGGCACCCTGTTCTTTTTTGACCCCATGTGTATAGAATCCTAATTGCTATTTTGACATATtctattgttggcattttgtacTACGCTTTGATTCATATTGATAAATGTATATGGCTGTAGCTAGAAGCTTAGGTTTGGTATTAGGATGTAATGTAAATGTAATCTATGACTGGTATACTGGAAAGTATTTGTAGGTTTGTCTAGATTCTTAGGCTTTATTCACCTATGAACACAGATTATACTTTGATGTATTTCAGTTTTTACCTTataatcaaccaaaaaaaaaaaagattatttttcattaaaaacccACAAATTTTTGAATCATGCAACATATTGTCTGTCCACATGCTAGATAGTGAATAATTCATATCAAAtaattgatcattccatttgaATAATTATATTAGATGACACATTGAGACCACTTGATAaaatttcagttgtagaaataaAGTGTTAGgttgaattttataaagaattgttgCTTCGTTCTTTCTTTACCAACCTATTGTTCAAGTTACTTCTTCATCAtatctttatttttttcttgatgTGATAATGTAAGACTTTGCTCATAATAAAGGAGGTTAGGACAAAAGTTTAGAACAAAATCACATTTTATGAAGAAAACAACCATCACAAATACAATTTTTCAACTTAGATTATCTAAAAGTgatgtttatgttttgaatttaaaaatgatCAATATTTTTTTTAAGTCAAACTTAATCAAAACATCATAGTTTTAATGGGATAGTagtatttctttttttatttatcattttttttaaatttcataaaaGTACTCTTAGCTAAAGAAATCTAGagttaaaattgatttatttgaacAAGGGTTAAAATGCCACAAAGGTTGTCATATAGACAATTTGAGGCAAAAGTGTTTCAACTAGAACATTTTTGCTCAAAAATATTTTGGACAAAACAATCTATGTGAATTCAATCTTATCTATGTTTTAAAATGAGAATATACAAAACTTATTGTTTCATGGGATACATAAGTTTCAATACATAACTTTTAAAAGAATGCAAATGAATTTGCCTTTAAATACAAGAAGATAACCATAAATCATGTAAACATATGTTTAATTagctttgacaaataacaaatgaTTACGAATaaactaaaatttgaatttgagttttaaAATTGTAGGAATCAGATATAAAGACACATAATTAATTTTATGCATGTCAAAATGACTTAGGCCACAAGAATTGTAAAATGAAGGTAAATAACAAATATTAATGAATTAGTGCATGGGTAAAACTAATATATGTATGATAAGACTGAAAATCTACATAAATTGGTAGACCAATTAGAAATCTTCCAGTTCACCAGATATTTAAATTCTTgcattgatttgaattattttgaacaTATTTGAAATGTATAAGAGTATTTAAACGCTAAGAAATCTGTTGATTAACAAGCTTTCAAAAAATAGTAAAGTGCCCTAGTCGTTGAACTCAAACTTTCTTTATAGTATAAGATTGAATTTTTTTACAAGGTTTTGTATAATTGAACTGTATGACATTCTAAACAGTACAAGAAAATTCCACTGGAACATGGAATGCCATGTGAGAGCTTCCAATACTGGAGCTTGTGCTTGAATAGAAATAGATATTAAGGTGTTTATACAAGCGGTCCACCCTTGACGTATTCAGTGAAAGCCAATGCGAGGAGGCCGAGCATAGCAAAGCGCCCATTCCACATTTCTGCTGTGGATGAAAATATTGGCTGCGACGTGCTCTCCCTCGATATTCCATTGAACAGGGGCACCAGTGTCCCCACCGTCATTAATCCTGCAGTTAACGCAAACCACGACAGTCCTCCACTATTCAATTGCGACAGCAAATCTCTTCCGCTGGCCACCTCCACTGCAATGGCCGACACGAACCCCAACATAGCCGCCCTTCCATTGATGATCTCCGGCGCAGGCCCTGAGAACGCAAACAGGTCGCCAAATTTCGTGCTCACCTGGATTTCATATTTCCTATATCAGATAAATTGTGCACATCATATAAATAAAGTATAAATTGGGCATCTAGAGCGTTTCTTACCTTGGTAGACGTTTCCTTTGGATCCTGATCCACGTGCCAAAATAAAACGCATTAGCCAAAGCTTCATAAGAATAAAGAGCAAAATAGCTAAACGAACAACAGCAAAATAGCAAACCTTTGCAGCCATGCACTTGACTTGGAGGCTACTGTTAGGCAATCTACTGATATGACTATTCCTTTTGACTGCCCCGCAGTTAAGTGCTGCGGGtgctttcatcatcattgaagccATGGCCGCCATCGATGAGTGCTAAGAAAAGATGAATTCTGTAAGAGCACTTTCCTTTCGAGTTGCTTAAGAATGATTGATACTTAGAATATCTCCTTGAGGACTCGTTGTTGGCTTTATAGCTTGGGAAGGATCGAATTTGGTGGTGTAAAATGGACCGAATCAGTGAAGCGAATGACGTGAGCTTACAATCCAGTGTGTGAAAATTTGAAAACGTGGCTTTTAAATATCCCGCAAATTTGTTTAGGTGAAGTTTCCACACATTACTCTCCTCCTCAACGTGAAGATTCTACCAATTTTTCGCCCACTCAAAGGTGGACATCGCTCAGTCGAGTTTCAGTTTTGATATTATTTTGAAACCTTGCTTAGTCCTACAGCGTTTCAGCGGAAGGAGTTTAGAAAGATATTTTGGGAATATGAGTTGTTATTGCGACAAAAAATTGAGATGTTTTTGAGAATTTGTTTCTGGGAAGTTCGATTAAAACACGCGGTCTGTCATAGTCACCGTTCAATTTACTCGCCTCCCCAACGTGAAGAGGTGAAGTTTCCACACATTAGTCGCCTCCCGAACGTGAAGATTCTACCGATTTCTCGTCTACTCAACGTGGACATAGCTCACTCGAGTTTCAGTTTGATATTATTTTGAAACTTTGCTTAGTCCTACAGCGTTTCAGGGAAACGAGTttagaaatatattttagtaatttgagttgttatTGTGACAAAAATTTCAGATGTTATTGTGATATTTTTTCTGTGAAGTTTGATTAAAACATGTGGTCTGTGATTGTTATTGTAGGATTTCCCTTTGAATGAGAAAGGTGGGTAATGATATATTCTTCAAGATGCATATTTTTATAATCTAGTAGgatcaaaattaaaagaaaaaaattaattaaatgtagAATTTGATCAATAATAATCATGagtaaataattcaataattcaattatatAGAGATGATTGATAGTTTATGATATTAATGTATTATCTTGATTGTaaatttaataaagttttaaaGTGTTTATGTATAAATCTATGATGTAGAaaacaaacaaagatatatcaattCAATTATTTCTTAATAACAACACTTAGAAATcaattatttatgtagatatttggTATTTTAATAATGGAAATAAAACACATATGCTCTCTTCctttatttttatggttttttcttaTTTGTGTTATAAATGTTATAATTAGTTTATAAGTGATATATTTATCCATGAAACTTGTTCATGGTAttgtatatcttgattcttttgATCATTGATTTGTAGATTTTTATTCTTCATTCATAAAGCTATTTTTTGTCATTGTGATTATATTTTGAGgaacatatttttaaaatatttttataaatagcACCTGATCATACATCAACTTGTATATCGACATCACACAGAGTGAATTATATTAtgcaaaatttatcaaaccaaatATATGCACATTAAAGCAAAACAAATTAGTATGTGCTTGTTAATATCAAGTGTCCAAGCATATAATGAACTAgagaaatatatatttaatatttaggatcaaatatcttcatcaaaaagaGACTTAAATTTTTTCAACAAAGGAAAGTCAATTATTGACACCAAGCACAACATTCTCCCATAACTCATAGCCTTCCAATCCTCAAGAGGATTGGAAAATCATTTATTGACAACATGGAGGATGTATCCAATGAGGATTCAAAGGATGAAGAGTTCcaagcagaagaagaggaagaagaagagcaaTACAAGGAGGAGATGGAAGGAGAGCGTGAATCTGAGGAGGTCATGGAGGATTCTGACCACAACTCACAACTTTCCAATCCTCAAGAGGAAGAGGAGATGGTTCCCTACTCACTAGATTTGCTGATGAACAAAGAAAGTTGCAAAAACTTGGAGGATTAGATTAGGGAGCTTAAGGAGAGAGTCATGAACCTGGAAGAAAAAATTGATGACTACAGGAAGCATTTTGATAATATATgtgaggcatttgattctctttACACCATCACTGATGGTATCATGAGAAAGGCTGCAATGGGGTTCATGCCAGGACAAAGCAAGATAAAGAAGAAAGCAAGAAAGCTAGAAAAGGAAGGGAAGATGGACAAGGACATTGAAGATAGGGAGGACAATCAGGAGGATACTTGGGTGAATAAGGTTAATAGAAATCAGCAAAATTAGAATATGATCAACAACGATTATGTTAGttttcttattttttgatttgtttAATACTCTGGTTAAGATAGTACTGGTTGTAGTTAGTATATCTGATAGTATGAGGCTTGCATGCCACATAAAAAAGACTTTTGTGATGATTGTCTCTATAGTTAAATTTCTTAATCTTGTTGATACTCAAATTACTTTTAATATGCTTGAAAGGTGGTtcttatttaatattaatatgtttAGTTATAGAGTCATGTtaattttttattacttttgaGGAACAATTGGTTGGGCTTTCTTGTCTGGTTTTTTTATGCCACCTCTTTTGTTGCTGtactttgtttttgttgttttgtaggTTCAAGGCCTTCTCCCTtctaatataataaaaaacattcTCCCATAATTAATTATTGATCTAAGTTTCACATCCAATATTTTAAGTTTTGTATTTCTTTATTTTTATGATAATGATAAGCCCCATATTCTTTACCTCGATTAACTATTTCTTCAACGATTGCATGTTTTCTTATTGCCCTAGATAATTTAAGgaacttatttatttttcttacatCTTTGTGAATTTGAATTACACTCCTTAAGGTTTATCTTTAAAGTTTAATACTTCTACATTAGAATTTCATCTTTTATACTTTAGCTAACTACCCATTCTCTTAAGCATAAATAAGATTTGAATGCAAACTATACTCTTGTATCTTTACTAGTTTATTTACATTAGATTTTGGGATTTTATGGATGTTCTTTGCATTATTCTTACACACTCAATATTTgattctatgttgtggttatttcaTTTATTACATTCCCATAGAGCTTTCTTATTACCTTTGATTCATGGATGCCTTACAAACTTTAATTTATTCTACTCTTGCTTTCATTTGATCACCCCATCTTATATTATTGCATGTACTTTTATCTTGTAGATGGGAATATGTATTCTATAGAGGTTTTCTTCAACATAGGTTTGATATGCTACTAGTAGTGTCGGGCACTGGCTTCTGCGAGGGGCCCTCATCCTTTGAGGTTTTGTATTCAGAATCTTTGGGGACTTGGATATCATTCCAGTCCATGGCCATGTCACCCTCCTCACCAAAATCCGTATTTGAAACATTGTACACATCCTGCCTAGCTAGGGGTTTGGGATTTCTCAAGATAGGGGAGGGTTTTACCTCATGAGCCTTAGCCTACTCCATAATTAGGAGTATTAACCCCTCATGCAGAATCGGATTTTCCTCATTCTCAAAATGCTTGTGAATAGAATGCTCAAGAGAGGAAAAGTAAATAAAACGACATCGAGATTTTTTTATCATGACTGAAGTGATTCAAAATA
This genomic stretch from Cryptomeria japonica chromosome 8, Sugi_1.0, whole genome shotgun sequence harbors:
- the LOC131043805 gene encoding early light-induced protein 1, chloroplastic-like, translated to MAAMASMMMKAPAALNCGAVKRNSHISRLPNSSLQVKCMAAKDPKETSTKVSTKFGDLFAFSGPAPEIINGRAAMLGFVSAIAVEVASGRDLLSQLNSGGLSWFALTAGLMTVGTLVPLFNGISRESTSQPIFSSTAEMWNGRFAMLGLLALAFTEYVKGGPLV